A region from the Pungitius pungitius chromosome 16, fPunPun2.1, whole genome shotgun sequence genome encodes:
- the emsy gene encoding BRCA2-interacting transcriptional repressor EMSY isoform X1 yields the protein MPMIQLEKPVLAGTMPVVWPTILDLGRDECKRILRKLELEAYAGVISALRAQGDLSKDKKDLLGELTKILGISTERHRAEVRRAVNDERLTTIAYHMSGPNSSSEWSIEGRRLVPLMPRLVPQTAFTVTANAVASATAIQNASMLLPAETGNKEVVVCYSYTSTTGTPTSAAATSGAVGAAVKSPRPASPSSNVVVLPSGSTVYVKSVSCSDEDEKPRKRRRTNSSSSSPVMLKEVSKATPLVSKNITVPVSSPKMSNIMQSIANSLPPHLSPVKITFTKPTIQTTNTTTQKVIIVTTSPSSNFVPNILSKSHAHNNAALSKLVSTSVLTATAQKQTVVFPSSHTVAVTTVVSSTPSVVMSTTCASSAGVKVASARLPSPKTLVGSPAQILAQFPKQQSPKQLQHGSSLGAISQAQASSTSPGSKPTIQIKQESGVKIITQQVQPSKILPKPSVALSSSSSSPIMVVSSNGAIMTTKLVTQSTATQATYTRPTVSPSLGARISASSGGATYVKTTSGSIITVVPKSLATLGGKIISSNMVSGTTTKITTIPMSSKPNVIVVQKTTGKGATIQGLPGKNVVTTLLNAGVLPKFETFTSYTKGEKGLQAVQGTKPAIITASRPITKMIVTQPKGMSSGSQAAATKIIPTKIVYGQQGKTQVLIKPKPVFQAAVVSEQTRQLVTEALQHVTRSAELVPGPASGPDGSAKDDCGGAAGEAPHSSAQEPQPAVHVVSSREHDWTEQEISVESGPTIIYQEVPGGESQSATSTIKALLELQQTTVKEKAESKPRAHTIDLSQMAVPLQLAHEKKPGPEPPRPSASEAEATAQCVPAGKVSGRVGAASEDDTVVMSSSQLLGKQYKITSQVTVVTKPAAAAAPVVTAAASHGSHAPSGGHAKPDAALEVGELEGDTLDPQTGLFYRSSQAASDPAKQSAPPPPPSSQAEAEQSRLAAAAPAPAQPPPPPPPQLLSKPQISQPSSSSSFPASLPLVKKLPKLREQNPPKPTAPTLSPKDRPPLTPQLPKLQQAPTSHHRPLHTPMSHPPPLQAHHPVGTDKSASSQQPIITQSATVTKITFGGSHHPSQVFSGSAEAAAKLIPESGGGPPGDKPSVSDILKISMMEAEIDPSTEPMVVDSSSDRGPLGKAAPGTLDSGQFISSSGTSMHHSHAKAQPFGCRPAVTAQRSKEDLEVIEVIPQFSILPDSSQSNVVVEPSGFLEITNYTSQQLEEDSPMEQEVDSSNDEATAASPPDRP from the exons ATG CCCATGATTCAGCTGGAGAAGCCAGTGCTGGCTGGAACCATGCCTGTGGTATGGCCCACCATCCTGGACTTGGGCAGGGACGAGTGCAAAAGAATTCTCCGAAAACTAG AGCTGGAGGCGTACGCCGGCGTCATCAGCGCCCTGCGAGCCCAAGGAGACCTCTCAAAGGACAAGAAGGATTTGCTGGGAGAACTCACTAAAATCCTCGG GATCTCAACAGAGCGCCACCGCGCAGAAGTCCGCAGGGCCGTCAATGATGAGCGCCTCACCACCATCGCATATCA TATGTCGGGTCCGAACAGCTCGTCCGAGTGGTCCATCGAGGGACGCCGGCTCGTCCCCTTGATGCCGAGGCTGGTGCCGCAGACGGCGTTTACCGTGACCGCTAATGCTGTGGCCAGTGCCACGGCCATTCAGAATGCCTCCATGCTGTTGCCAGCGGAAACGGGAAACAAAGAAG tGGTTGTGTGTTACTCCTACACGAGCACCACCGGCACCCCCACCAGCGCCGCCGCGACGAGCGGCGCCGTAGGAGCGGCCGTGAAATCCCCGCGGCCGGCAAGTCCCTCGTCCAACGTGGTGGTGCTGCCCAGCGGGAGCACCGTCTACGTGAAAA GCGTCAGCTGCTCCGACGAGGACGAGAAGCCGCGCAAGCGCAGGCGGACCAACTCGTCCAGCTCGTCGCCGGTGATGCTGAAGGAGGTTTCCAAGGCGACGCCGTTGGTGTCCAAGAACATCACCGTGCCGGTGAGCAGCCCCAAGATGAGCAACATCATGCAGAGCATCGCCAACTCGCTGCCGCCGCACCTGTCCCCCGTCAAGATCACCTTCACCAAGCCCACCATCCaaaccaccaacaccaccacgcAGAAG GTGATTATCGTGACAACTTCTCCCAGCTCCAACTTCGTGCCCAACATCCTGTCCAAGTCTCACGCTCACAACAACGCCGCTCTGTCCAAGCTGGTCTCCACCTCGGTGCTCACGGCCACCGCCCAGAAGCAGACGGTGGTGTTCCCTTCCTCCCACACCGTGGCGGTGACCACGGTGGTCTCCTCCACGCCGTCGGTGGTCATGTCAACAACAT GCGCTTCTTCAGCCGGAGTGAAGGTGGCTTCGGCCCGACTTCCCTCGCCTAAGACGCTGGTGGGATCGCCGGCTCAGATCCTGGCCCAGTTCCCCAAACAGCAGTCCCCCAAACAGCTGCAGCACGGCTCATCTCTGGGAGCCATCAGCCAGGCGCAGGCGAGCAGCACCTCTCCGGGCTCCAAGCCCACCATCCAGATCAAACAGGAGTCCG GGGTGAAGATAATCACTCAGCAGGTTCAGCCCAGCAAAATCCTGCCCAAGCCGTCGGTGGCtttgtccagcagcagctcctcccccaTCATGGTCGTCAGTAGCAACGGAGCCATTATGACGACCAAACTGGTCACGCAGTCCACAG CCACCCAGGCCACCTACACCAGGCCGACCGTGAGCCCCAGCCTCGGCGCCAGAATATCCGCCTCCAGCGGCGGGGCCACCTACGTCAAGACCACCAGCGGCAGCATCATCACGGTGGTGCCCAAGTCTCTGGCCACGCTGGGCGGCAAGATCATCAGCAGCAACATGGTGTCCG ggACGACGACCAAGATCACCACCATCCCCATGAGCTCCAAGCCAAACGTCATCGTGGTGCAGAAGACCACGGGGAAGGGGGCCACCATCCAGGGGCTACCTGGCAAGAATGTGGTCACCACCCTCTTGAATGCCGGG GTGTTGCCAAAGTTTGAAACCTTCACATCCTACACAAAG gGCGAGAAAGGGCTGCAGGCTGTGCAGGGGACCAAGCCGGCCATCATCACCGCCTCCAGACCCATCACCAAGATGATCGTCACCCAGCCCAAAGGCATGAGCTCCGGGTCGCAGGCCGCCGCCACCAAGATCATCCCCACCAAGATCGTCTACGGCCAGCAGGGCAAGACGCAG GTCCTCATCAAGCCCAAGCCGGTCTTCCAGGCGGCGGTGGTGAGCGAGCAGACGCGGCAGCTGGTCACCGAGGCGCTGCAGCACGTGACCCGCTCGGCCGAACTGGTGCCGGGTCCGGCCTCGGGCCCGGACGGGTCCGCCAAGGACGACTGCGGGGGCGCCGCGGGCGAGGCGCCGCACAGCAGCGCTCaag AGCCTCAGCCTGCGGTGCACGTGGTGTCCTCCAGAGAGCATGATTGGACCGAGCAGGAGATATCGGTGGAGTCCGGTCCGACGATCATCTACCAGGAAGTGCCAGGTGGGGAATCCCAGTCCGCTACGTCCACCATCAAAGCCCTGCTGGAGCTCCAGCAGACAACAG TGAAGGAGAAGGCGGAGTCCAAACCCAGAGCGCACACCATCGACCTGAGCCAGATGGCCGTGCCCCTGCAGCTGGCCCACGAGAAGAAGCCCGGCCCGGAGCCCCCGAGGCCCTCCGCCTCCGAGGCTGAAGCCACCGCGCAGTGCGTCCCGGCAG gtaAAGTGAGCGGCAGAGTGGGAGCGGCCTCCGAGGACGACACCGTGGTCATGTCCTCCAGCCAGCTGCTGGGGAAGCAATACAAAATCACCAGCCAGGTTACCGTGGTGACCAaaccggctgctgctgctgcgcccgTCGTCACCGCCGCGGCTTCGCACGGCAGCCACGCG CCCTCCGGCGGCCACGCCAAACCCGACGCCGCGTTGGAGGTGGGCGAGCTGGAGGGCGACACCCTGGACCCCCAAACGGGCTTGTTTTACCGCTCCAGCCAAGCGGCTTCGGACCCCGCCAAGCAGAGcgctccgccgccgcctccctcCAGTCAGGCCGAGGCGGAGCAGAGCcggctcgccgccgccgcccccgcccccgcccagccgccgccgcccccgccgccacAGCTGCTTAGCAAACCTCAAATCAGCCagccctcgtcctcgtcctccttccccgcctccctccctctggtgAAGAAACTCCCGAAGCTGCGGGAGCAGAATCCGCCCAAACCCACGGCGCCGACCCTGAGCCCCAAAGACAGGCCCCCGCTGACCCCGCAGCTGCCGAAGCTCCAGCAAGCGCCGACGTCCCACCACAGACCCCTGCACACCCCCatgtcccacccccccccgctgcaggcGCACCACCCCGTCGGCACGGACAAGTCCGCCTCCAGCCAG CAGCCAATCATCACGCAGAGCGCCACCGTCACCAAGATCACCTTCGGCGGCTCCCACCACCCGTCGCAGGTGTTCAGCGGCAGCGCCGAGGCGGCTGCCAAGCTGATCCCGGAGTCCGGCGGCGGGCCCCCGGGGGACAAGCCCTCCGTGTCGGACATCCTGAAGATCTCCATGATGGAGGCGGAGATCGACCCCAGCACGGAGCCCATGGTGGTGGACTCCTCCAGCGACCGCGGCCCTCTGGGAAAGGCCGCGCCGGGCACCCTGGACTCGGGCCAGTTCATCAGTAGCTCCGGGACCAGCATGCATCACTCCCACGCCAAGGCCCAGCCGTTCGGCTGCAGGCCGGCTGTCACCGCGCAGAGGAGCAAAGAAGACCTGGAGGTCATTGAG GTGATTCCTCAGTTTTCCATCCTGCCGGACTCCAGCCAGTCCAACGTGGTGGTGGAGCCCAGCGGCTTCCTGGAGATCACCAACTACACcagccagcagctggaggaggacagccccatggagcaggaggtggacAGCAGCAACGACGAGGCCACGGCGGCCAGCCCCCCCGACCGACCAtag
- the emsy gene encoding BRCA2-interacting transcriptional repressor EMSY isoform X4 — translation MPMIQLEKPVLAGTMPVVWPTILDLGRDECKRILRKLELEAYAGVISALRAQGDLSKDKKDLLGELTKILGISTERHRAEVRRAVNDERLTTIAYHMSGPNSSSEWSIEGRRLVPLMPRLVPQTAFTVTANAVASATAIQNASMLLPAETGNKEVVVCYSYTSTTGTPTSAAATSGAVGAAVKSPRPASPSSNVVVLPSGSTVYVKSVSCSDEDEKPRKRRRTNSSSSSPVMLKEVSKATPLVSKNITVPVSSPKMSNIMQSIANSLPPHLSPVKITFTKPTIQTTNTTTQKVIIVTTSPSSNFVPNILSKSHAHNNAALSKLVSTSVLTATAQKQTVVFPSSHTVAVTTVVSSTPSVVMSTTCASSAGVKVASARLPSPKTLVGSPAQILAQFPKQQSPKQLQHGSSLGAISQAQASSTSPGSKPTIQIKQESGVKIITQQVQPSKILPKPSVALSSSSSSPIMVVSSNGAIMTTKLVTQSTATQATYTRPTVSPSLGARISASSGGATYVKTTSGSIITVVPKSLATLGGKIISSNMVSGTTTKITTIPMSSKPNVIVVQKTTGKGATIQGLPGKNVVTTLLNAGGEKGLQAVQGTKPAIITASRPITKMIVTQPKGMSSGSQAAATKIIPTKIVYGQQGKTQVLIKPKPVFQAAVVSEQTRQLVTEALQHVTRSAELVPGPASGPDGSAKDDCGGAAGEAPHSSAQEPQPAVHVVSSREHDWTEQEISVESGPTIIYQEVPGGESQSATSTIKALLELQQTTVKEKAESKPRAHTIDLSQMAVPLQLAHEKKPGPEPPRPSASEAEATAQCVPAGKVSGRVGAASEDDTVVMSSSQLLGKQYKITSQVTVVTKPAAAAAPVVTAAASHGSHAPSGGHAKPDAALEVGELEGDTLDPQTGLFYRSSQAASDPAKQSAPPPPPSSQAEAEQSRLAAAAPAPAQPPPPPPPQLLSKPQISQPSSSSSFPASLPLVKKLPKLREQNPPKPTAPTLSPKDRPPLTPQLPKLQQAPTSHHRPLHTPMSHPPPLQAHHPVGTDKSASSQQPIITQSATVTKITFGGSHHPSQVFSGSAEAAAKLIPESGGGPPGDKPSVSDILKISMMEAEIDPSTEPMVVDSSSDRGPLGKAAPGTLDSGQFISSSGTSMHHSHAKAQPFGCRPAVTAQRSKEDLEVIEVIPQFSILPDSSQSNVVVEPSGFLEITNYTSQQLEEDSPMEQEVDSSNDEATAASPPDRP, via the exons ATG CCCATGATTCAGCTGGAGAAGCCAGTGCTGGCTGGAACCATGCCTGTGGTATGGCCCACCATCCTGGACTTGGGCAGGGACGAGTGCAAAAGAATTCTCCGAAAACTAG AGCTGGAGGCGTACGCCGGCGTCATCAGCGCCCTGCGAGCCCAAGGAGACCTCTCAAAGGACAAGAAGGATTTGCTGGGAGAACTCACTAAAATCCTCGG GATCTCAACAGAGCGCCACCGCGCAGAAGTCCGCAGGGCCGTCAATGATGAGCGCCTCACCACCATCGCATATCA TATGTCGGGTCCGAACAGCTCGTCCGAGTGGTCCATCGAGGGACGCCGGCTCGTCCCCTTGATGCCGAGGCTGGTGCCGCAGACGGCGTTTACCGTGACCGCTAATGCTGTGGCCAGTGCCACGGCCATTCAGAATGCCTCCATGCTGTTGCCAGCGGAAACGGGAAACAAAGAAG tGGTTGTGTGTTACTCCTACACGAGCACCACCGGCACCCCCACCAGCGCCGCCGCGACGAGCGGCGCCGTAGGAGCGGCCGTGAAATCCCCGCGGCCGGCAAGTCCCTCGTCCAACGTGGTGGTGCTGCCCAGCGGGAGCACCGTCTACGTGAAAA GCGTCAGCTGCTCCGACGAGGACGAGAAGCCGCGCAAGCGCAGGCGGACCAACTCGTCCAGCTCGTCGCCGGTGATGCTGAAGGAGGTTTCCAAGGCGACGCCGTTGGTGTCCAAGAACATCACCGTGCCGGTGAGCAGCCCCAAGATGAGCAACATCATGCAGAGCATCGCCAACTCGCTGCCGCCGCACCTGTCCCCCGTCAAGATCACCTTCACCAAGCCCACCATCCaaaccaccaacaccaccacgcAGAAG GTGATTATCGTGACAACTTCTCCCAGCTCCAACTTCGTGCCCAACATCCTGTCCAAGTCTCACGCTCACAACAACGCCGCTCTGTCCAAGCTGGTCTCCACCTCGGTGCTCACGGCCACCGCCCAGAAGCAGACGGTGGTGTTCCCTTCCTCCCACACCGTGGCGGTGACCACGGTGGTCTCCTCCACGCCGTCGGTGGTCATGTCAACAACAT GCGCTTCTTCAGCCGGAGTGAAGGTGGCTTCGGCCCGACTTCCCTCGCCTAAGACGCTGGTGGGATCGCCGGCTCAGATCCTGGCCCAGTTCCCCAAACAGCAGTCCCCCAAACAGCTGCAGCACGGCTCATCTCTGGGAGCCATCAGCCAGGCGCAGGCGAGCAGCACCTCTCCGGGCTCCAAGCCCACCATCCAGATCAAACAGGAGTCCG GGGTGAAGATAATCACTCAGCAGGTTCAGCCCAGCAAAATCCTGCCCAAGCCGTCGGTGGCtttgtccagcagcagctcctcccccaTCATGGTCGTCAGTAGCAACGGAGCCATTATGACGACCAAACTGGTCACGCAGTCCACAG CCACCCAGGCCACCTACACCAGGCCGACCGTGAGCCCCAGCCTCGGCGCCAGAATATCCGCCTCCAGCGGCGGGGCCACCTACGTCAAGACCACCAGCGGCAGCATCATCACGGTGGTGCCCAAGTCTCTGGCCACGCTGGGCGGCAAGATCATCAGCAGCAACATGGTGTCCG ggACGACGACCAAGATCACCACCATCCCCATGAGCTCCAAGCCAAACGTCATCGTGGTGCAGAAGACCACGGGGAAGGGGGCCACCATCCAGGGGCTACCTGGCAAGAATGTGGTCACCACCCTCTTGAATGCCGGG gGCGAGAAAGGGCTGCAGGCTGTGCAGGGGACCAAGCCGGCCATCATCACCGCCTCCAGACCCATCACCAAGATGATCGTCACCCAGCCCAAAGGCATGAGCTCCGGGTCGCAGGCCGCCGCCACCAAGATCATCCCCACCAAGATCGTCTACGGCCAGCAGGGCAAGACGCAG GTCCTCATCAAGCCCAAGCCGGTCTTCCAGGCGGCGGTGGTGAGCGAGCAGACGCGGCAGCTGGTCACCGAGGCGCTGCAGCACGTGACCCGCTCGGCCGAACTGGTGCCGGGTCCGGCCTCGGGCCCGGACGGGTCCGCCAAGGACGACTGCGGGGGCGCCGCGGGCGAGGCGCCGCACAGCAGCGCTCaag AGCCTCAGCCTGCGGTGCACGTGGTGTCCTCCAGAGAGCATGATTGGACCGAGCAGGAGATATCGGTGGAGTCCGGTCCGACGATCATCTACCAGGAAGTGCCAGGTGGGGAATCCCAGTCCGCTACGTCCACCATCAAAGCCCTGCTGGAGCTCCAGCAGACAACAG TGAAGGAGAAGGCGGAGTCCAAACCCAGAGCGCACACCATCGACCTGAGCCAGATGGCCGTGCCCCTGCAGCTGGCCCACGAGAAGAAGCCCGGCCCGGAGCCCCCGAGGCCCTCCGCCTCCGAGGCTGAAGCCACCGCGCAGTGCGTCCCGGCAG gtaAAGTGAGCGGCAGAGTGGGAGCGGCCTCCGAGGACGACACCGTGGTCATGTCCTCCAGCCAGCTGCTGGGGAAGCAATACAAAATCACCAGCCAGGTTACCGTGGTGACCAaaccggctgctgctgctgcgcccgTCGTCACCGCCGCGGCTTCGCACGGCAGCCACGCG CCCTCCGGCGGCCACGCCAAACCCGACGCCGCGTTGGAGGTGGGCGAGCTGGAGGGCGACACCCTGGACCCCCAAACGGGCTTGTTTTACCGCTCCAGCCAAGCGGCTTCGGACCCCGCCAAGCAGAGcgctccgccgccgcctccctcCAGTCAGGCCGAGGCGGAGCAGAGCcggctcgccgccgccgcccccgcccccgcccagccgccgccgcccccgccgccacAGCTGCTTAGCAAACCTCAAATCAGCCagccctcgtcctcgtcctccttccccgcctccctccctctggtgAAGAAACTCCCGAAGCTGCGGGAGCAGAATCCGCCCAAACCCACGGCGCCGACCCTGAGCCCCAAAGACAGGCCCCCGCTGACCCCGCAGCTGCCGAAGCTCCAGCAAGCGCCGACGTCCCACCACAGACCCCTGCACACCCCCatgtcccacccccccccgctgcaggcGCACCACCCCGTCGGCACGGACAAGTCCGCCTCCAGCCAG CAGCCAATCATCACGCAGAGCGCCACCGTCACCAAGATCACCTTCGGCGGCTCCCACCACCCGTCGCAGGTGTTCAGCGGCAGCGCCGAGGCGGCTGCCAAGCTGATCCCGGAGTCCGGCGGCGGGCCCCCGGGGGACAAGCCCTCCGTGTCGGACATCCTGAAGATCTCCATGATGGAGGCGGAGATCGACCCCAGCACGGAGCCCATGGTGGTGGACTCCTCCAGCGACCGCGGCCCTCTGGGAAAGGCCGCGCCGGGCACCCTGGACTCGGGCCAGTTCATCAGTAGCTCCGGGACCAGCATGCATCACTCCCACGCCAAGGCCCAGCCGTTCGGCTGCAGGCCGGCTGTCACCGCGCAGAGGAGCAAAGAAGACCTGGAGGTCATTGAG GTGATTCCTCAGTTTTCCATCCTGCCGGACTCCAGCCAGTCCAACGTGGTGGTGGAGCCCAGCGGCTTCCTGGAGATCACCAACTACACcagccagcagctggaggaggacagccccatggagcaggaggtggacAGCAGCAACGACGAGGCCACGGCGGCCAGCCCCCCCGACCGACCAtag